The following coding sequences are from one Treponema bryantii window:
- a CDS encoding IS4 family transposase: MKPKHIKKLLLSEITTTTQNMLDYVVNPKVDFTRNRKLPFEKIVRAIIEMESKSITNEMIDIFHDVSSLPSASAFVQQRQKIKPEFFRDIFKGFTNKLQNHSHSDLTILAVDGSDIQIPTNSEDKKSYYPSVNGQKPYNLLHLNALYNLENHLYTDVVLQGKHDANEHSALQEMVDRSPIPKALVIADRGYESYHSMAHIQEKGWYYLIRIKDGTRGIKNGLDLPDEEEFDVNIDLKLTRKQTKEMKELFLKDKNHYKLIAHSHPFDYLPTKLRKKDSVAFYELKFRIVRFKITEDTYETVITNLDAKEYTPTNLKKLYAARWGIETSFRDLKYTIGMLDFHSKKVMCIQQEIYAHLIMYNFAEMITSHVVIEKKQRKYTYKANFTVAAHVCRLFLREKTTSPNLETIIARNIIPVRPNRHRKRILTGKVFHSFLYRVA; the protein is encoded by the coding sequence ATGAAACCAAAACACATTAAAAAGCTTTTATTATCTGAAATCACTACCACTACTCAAAACATGTTGGATTATGTTGTTAATCCCAAAGTAGATTTCACTAGGAATCGTAAGCTTCCATTCGAAAAAATAGTCAGAGCTATCATCGAGATGGAAAGCAAGAGTATAACCAATGAGATGATTGATATCTTCCATGATGTCAGTTCATTGCCATCTGCCTCGGCTTTTGTTCAGCAAAGACAAAAGATTAAGCCCGAATTTTTTAGAGACATCTTTAAAGGGTTTACAAATAAACTACAAAATCATTCGCATTCTGATTTAACTATTCTTGCAGTTGATGGTTCTGATATTCAAATTCCAACTAATTCTGAAGATAAAAAATCTTATTATCCCAGTGTTAATGGACAAAAGCCCTACAATTTGTTGCATTTAAATGCACTCTATAATCTAGAAAATCATTTATATACTGATGTAGTACTTCAAGGAAAGCATGATGCAAATGAGCACTCTGCATTGCAAGAGATGGTAGATAGATCGCCTATTCCCAAAGCATTAGTAATTGCTGATAGAGGATACGAATCTTATCACAGTATGGCACATATCCAAGAAAAAGGTTGGTATTATCTCATAAGGATTAAGGATGGTACACGAGGAATTAAGAATGGATTAGACCTACCTGATGAAGAAGAATTTGATGTAAATATTGATTTAAAACTTACGCGTAAACAAACAAAGGAAATGAAGGAATTATTTTTGAAGGACAAGAATCACTACAAATTGATTGCACATTCACATCCGTTTGATTATCTCCCAACAAAGCTAAGGAAAAAGGATTCAGTAGCCTTTTATGAGCTTAAATTTAGAATCGTACGATTCAAGATTACTGAAGACACATATGAAACCGTAATTACTAACTTGGACGCTAAGGAATATACGCCAACAAATTTAAAAAAGTTATATGCAGCCAGATGGGGGATAGAAACTTCATTTAGAGATTTAAAATATACTATTGGAATGCTAGATTTTCATTCAAAAAAGGTGATGTGTATTCAGCAAGAAATATACGCACATCTGATAATGTATAACTTTGCGGAAATGATTACCTCGCACGTAGTCATTGAAAAAAAGCAAAGAAAATATACATACAAAGCGAACTTTACCGTTGCTGCTCATGTCTGCAGACTATTCTTGCGTGAAAAAACGACATCACCTAATTTAGAAACTATAATAGCTAGAAATATAATTCCAGTTAGACCTAATAGGCATCGTAAACGAATACTGACAGGAAAAGTATTTCATAGTTTCTTATATAGAGTAGCATAA
- a CDS encoding alpha/beta fold hydrolase, with protein sequence MKKIIGRVTGVILAGIVLFITIFAVYQHLNMHGALKQLRTEGYENRVSVGDYSLNVYQCGKENGNHRIVCLSGFIDGEAVIAWREMTKEIEKNNELYFIDRAGYGLSDDTKNDMTVEYVVEDYRKALKNAGVKPPYVLIGHSLGGIYSTYWESKYPDEIEGVAIFDGVPVYPIEEDQYSAWDFFPGWMHTAGKFGLINALIKPICNEDDDDSTFAILDEKHRDIAWRVLSKTMGSNACNSEEKLFGDNIRKTWDTLKTNEIPKVYVAATTYGVESENPDIKATYMEKLGNCQMVECPGWHEIYLDKPEKCSDILVNFIKEIN encoded by the coding sequence ATGAAGAAGATAATAGGCCGTGTCACAGGTGTTATTTTGGCAGGGATTGTCCTGTTTATTACTATATTTGCTGTTTATCAGCATTTGAATATGCATGGAGCTCTTAAGCAGCTTAGAACAGAAGGCTATGAAAATCGAGTTTCAGTGGGTGATTATTCGCTTAATGTGTATCAGTGTGGAAAAGAAAATGGTAATCATAGAATAGTTTGCTTATCGGGATTTATTGATGGTGAAGCTGTCATAGCCTGGCGAGAAATGACAAAAGAAATTGAAAAGAATAATGAATTGTATTTCATCGACAGGGCTGGATATGGCTTGAGTGACGACACTAAAAACGATATGACAGTTGAATATGTTGTTGAGGACTATCGCAAGGCTCTTAAAAATGCCGGCGTGAAGCCTCCATATGTTCTTATAGGCCATTCCTTAGGCGGTATATATTCTACTTATTGGGAAAGCAAATATCCTGATGAAATAGAAGGTGTCGCAATTTTTGATGGCGTACCAGTTTATCCGATTGAAGAGGACCAGTACAGTGCTTGGGACTTCTTCCCTGGTTGGATGCATACAGCTGGTAAATTTGGTCTAATCAACGCTCTGATTAAGCCTATCTGTAATGAGGATGATGACGACAGTACTTTTGCTATCTTGGATGAAAAGCATAGAGATATAGCCTGGAGAGTATTATCTAAGACTATGGGTTCAAATGCCTGTAACTCAGAAGAAAAGCTATTTGGAGACAACATTAGAAAGACTTGGGACACCTTAAAAACGAATGAAATACCTAAAGTATATGTTGCGGCCACAACATATGGAGTAGAAAGTGAAAATCCTGATATAAAAGCAACATATATGGAAAAGCTAGGAAATTGTCAGATGGTAGAGTGCCCTGGATGGCATGAAATATATCTGGATAAACCTGAGAAATGCTCAGATATCCTGGTTAATTTTATTAAGGAAATTAATTGA